Proteins encoded within one genomic window of Canis lupus familiaris isolate Mischka breed German Shepherd chromosome 12, alternate assembly UU_Cfam_GSD_1.0, whole genome shotgun sequence:
- the SFTA2 gene encoding surfactant-associated protein 2 — MAAGMSFFLFLTFLGTSQATGPGMTLQLKLKDSFLANFSYNSSFLELLEKLCLLLNLSSGTNITLHHAGSPHHVTCRV, encoded by the exons ATGGCGGCCGGGatgtccttcttcctcttcctgactTTCCTGGGCACCTCACAGGCAACAG GGCCAGGAATGACTTTGCAGCTGAAACTAAAGGACTCCTTTCTAGCAAATTTCTCCTACAATTCCAGCTTCCTGGAATTGCTTGAGAAG ctctgcctcctccTCAACCTCTCATCAGGGACCAACATCACCCTACATCATGCAGGATCCCCACACCATGTCACCTGCAGAGTCTAA